Below is a window of Rhodanobacteraceae bacterium DNA.
GTGCGCCGCGATGGCGCTGTCGCTGCCGGCGACGGAAGCGGGTTACCGCCGCTGGGTGGTGGTCGGGCTGCTGCTGTCGACGGTGGGCGATGTGTTCCTGATGCTGCCGGGCGACTGGTTCCTGCACGGACTGGTCGGTTTCCTGCTGGCGCACCTGGCGTACCTCGTTGCCTTCGGCCAGCGCGAGCGTTTCCTGGCGCGCGCGACGCCTTTCGTCGCCTACGCCATCGTTGCCGTCGGCATCCTCGCCTGGCTGTGGCCGGGCATCCCGGCGCCAATGCGCATCCCGGTGGTGGTCTACGTGGTCGCGCTCGGCAGCATGGCGGCACAGGCGGCGGCGATCTGGTGGGCGCGGCGCGATCGCATGACCGCGCTGGCCGCGGTCGGCGGTGCGCTGTTCATGGCCTCGGACAGCATGATTGCGATCGGCCGTTTCGGCGAGCCCTTCGATGGCCAGCGCTTCCTGGTCCTGTCCACCTACTGGGCGGCGCAATGGCTGATCGCGCGATCGGTCGCGCGCGCCTGATTCGCGTTGCGCTGCATCCTCAGGCGACGCACACCCGGTTGCGCCCGCTGCGCTTGGCTTCGAACAGTGCCGCGTCGGCGCGCGCCAGCAAGTCCGCGGGAGTGTCGCTCGCGGTGGCGCACCCGCTCCACACGCCGGCGCTGATCGTGACCGTCTGCTGCGCATTGCCCAGTACACGCGCCGGCAGAGCCTCGACCACGGTGCGCATGCGCTCGGCCATTGCCTGCGTGGTCGCGCTGTCGGCATCCACCAGCAGGCAGGCGAACTCCTCGCCGCCGTAGCGCGCCACCAGATCCTGCTGACGACAGGCGCTCTCCAGCGCCTGGGCCACCGCGCGCAGCGCGGCATCCCCAGCGAGGTGGCCATGGCGGTCGTTGTAGGCCTTGAAGTAATCGACGTCGATCACGATCACACCCAGCGGCAGGCGCTTCTCCAGCGAGCGCGCGAGCGCGCCGTCCAAGGCTTCGGTCAGGCGCCGGCGGTTGCACACGCCGGTCAGCGGATCCTGGTAGGACAACTCGGTCAGGCGCCGGTTGGCCTCCGCCAGCTCTCCGGTGCGCGCCTCCACCTGCTGCTTGAGCAGCGCCTGGCGCTGGCGCAGGTTGCGGTTGTACAGCATCACACCCAGCACCAGCAACAGTGGCGCCAGCAGCAGTCCGAACCCCTGGACCGGCAGGCGTTGCCACCAGTGCGGGTGCACCTCGAATGCGAGCAGCACGCCGCTGGTCGCCTTGCCCGCGAAGTCGCGCGCCTCGACGTGGAATTCGTAGGCGCCCGGTGGCAGGCCGGTGAAACTGCGCACGCGCTCGCCACTCCAGTCGCCCGGCGTCGTGTCGTAGCCCACCAGTTGCGTGCGGTAGCGCGTTTCGGTCTCGCGCTGCTGCGCCAGCAGGCTGTAGCGCAGCTGCAGTTCACGTGCGCCGGCTGGCACGTCCAGGCGACCGTCCGCAACCCGCGCCGGCTGGCCGTCGATGCGCACCTGGGTCAGGTAAAGCGGCTTTGCGCCGGCCGCAGAAGGCGATACCTCGATGCGCGGATCGTAGACGCTGAGCCCGCCAAGCGTGCCTACCCAGTAGCGGTCCACCGAGTCGACCAACTGGGAGTTGGTGTTGCACTCGTCATGCACGATACCGTCGCGCCGGCGGAACACGCGCTCGGACCAGCCGCTGCCCTCGGGTACCAGTTGCTGCACGCCATTGTTGGTGCAGATGTAGATGCGCCCCTGGCTGTCCGGCAAGATGGTGTAGATCGTCGGGTCCGGCGCGCTCGGCAGCGGCGGCGACTCGACCAGGCGCGGCGCGCTCGGGTCGCCGACGTCCAGGCGCACCACGCCATGCCGGTTGCTGCCGGCCCACAGCACGGTGCGTCCGTCCGATTGCAGCAGGGTGGCGGCGCGATACCCATCATCCGGCAGTCCGGTGCTGGCAGGCAGCAGGCTCCAGTGCTGGTTGCCGAAACGCAGCAGCCCGGCGCCGCTGGCGGCCCACAACCACGAGCGGCCCTGCGCGTCGATCTGCTCGCTGAGCTGGATCACCGGGGCGACGGGTCGATCGCCGAAGGGCTGGAAGCTGGTGTAGCGGCCGTCGCGCAGCCGGTGCAGCCCCGAGCGCGCGGTCGCAAACCAGTACTCGATCTCGCCCTCGTGCTCGCGCGCGATCACGCTGTAGACCAGGTTGCCGGGTACCGCCTCCCACGGGCCCGGCAGCCGCTGGAAGCTCAAGTCCTCGCGGATCTCGTGGACGCCGCCATCGTCCGTGGTCAGCAGACGCCAGGGGCGGCCATCCCTGCCCGGCAGGCGCAGGATGTGGCGGATGCCGTCGCTCGGACTGCTGCCGTCGGCGACCGTGAAGCTGCGCCATCGTCCCTGTTCGAGCAGCCGCAGCCCTTCCTTCATCGAGCCCACCCACAGGCGCTCGCCGCCGCGCCCGTCGGGTTCCAGCATCAGCCCGATAATGCCGTTCTCGCGTTGCCCGAGCAGCGAGACGGTGCGCCACTGGCTGCGTCCCAGCACCGCGCGTGCCAGCCCACCCTCGGTGGCCAGCCACAGGATGTCCGGTCCGTCTGCTCCGCGCTGCACTTCGATGTTGCGGACCGCGTCGGAAGGCAGGCCGTGGCGGCGGTCGAAGACCTGTACCTCGTCGCCGCGCAGGCGCAGCAACCCGGCGCGTGAGGCCACCCACAGCCAGCGCTCGCCGGATGGCCCGCGGGTGACGCGCATGCTGTAGACCGACTCGGTGGGCAGCTCGCCGGTGCGCGCGCGCCAGGCGCGGGTGCCGTCGTCGCGGATGCGCAAGAGGCCGGCGCCGAAGCCCAGCGCCCAGAGTTCCTCGCGCCCGCCCTCGGTGGTCGCCAGCAGCCGGACGAAGCCGAAATCGGCCAGCAGCGGATCCTCGAAGGCTTGCCATTCTCCCTGCGGCTTGCCGTCGACCATCGGGCGCCAGGCGAGGCCGCGGTCGGTGCCCAGCCACTGGCGCGGGCCGCCGAACAAGGATCGGGTGTATTCGATTTGTTGCGGCGGCGCTCCCGGGACGCCTTTCGCGGCCAGGTCCAGCGTCCAGCCGTGCGCACGGCGCACCCAGATGCCTGCTCCGTGCGCCAGTTGTGTCTGCGAGTTTCCCCGCGGATCCAGCGCGTGGTTGAAGAAGAACAGGAAGCCACCCGGATCCGCCACCGGCACCCAGTCGTCGCCGTCCAGGCGCGCCAAGCCCTCGCGCTCGAAGATCGTCCACAGGGTGCCATTGGCGTCGCGCTCCATGTCGCGCACCAGGCTGTGCGCCCAGGGGGTCGGCCACAGGGTCCAGCCGTATCCGTCGAAACGCACGAGCTGCGAGGCGGAGCCGGCCCAGACGAAGCCGCGTGCATCCACGTCCACCGCGCTCCAGATCTCGTCCGACAGCCCGTCCTGCGAGGTGTAGGCGGTGAACTGCGGCGCGCCCTGATCGGTCACGTCCAGCGGCGTGACTGCCGCCGACGCCAGGCTCCAGACGCCCGCGATCAGCCCGGCCCACGCCCTCATGCGATCGATCCCACCGAGTGCCCATCTCACGCCGCTGCCGATGGCGCCAGCATAGCCTTGCCGCCTTCTCGCCCGCGCCGTGAAATTCGTGTAGCAATGCAACCCGGATTCCGCTCCGGACTCCGCCGCCCACTGCCCAAGGAAGCGCCATGCCGTCGACCGTCAGCCTGCCCAGCCTGCCGCAGCACGCCACGCCCGCCGAGCGCGATCAGCGCCAGTTCCAGCTCTCGCTGGCGCGCACCGAATACAACTACATGCGCAGCTACCTGGAAGGCGTGCCGATGTCGGCCGATCTGCCGGACGGCGAGAAGTTCAGCCTGGACTTCGAGGCCCAGGTGCTGAAGGTGCTGCACGTGATGCTGAAGAACTTCACCGACGTGGTGATGTTGCTGCTGCGCCGGGAGCTGGAAAGCGACCTGCCGACC
It encodes the following:
- a CDS encoding diguanylate cyclase, whose protein sequence is MRAWAGLIAGVWSLASAAVTPLDVTDQGAPQFTAYTSQDGLSDEIWSAVDVDARGFVWAGSASQLVRFDGYGWTLWPTPWAHSLVRDMERDANGTLWTIFEREGLARLDGDDWVPVADPGGFLFFFNHALDPRGNSQTQLAHGAGIWVRRAHGWTLDLAAKGVPGAPPQQIEYTRSLFGGPRQWLGTDRGLAWRPMVDGKPQGEWQAFEDPLLADFGFVRLLATTEGGREELWALGFGAGLLRIRDDGTRAWRARTGELPTESVYSMRVTRGPSGERWLWVASRAGLLRLRGDEVQVFDRRHGLPSDAVRNIEVQRGADGPDILWLATEGGLARAVLGRSQWRTVSLLGQRENGIIGLMLEPDGRGGERLWVGSMKEGLRLLEQGRWRSFTVADGSSPSDGIRHILRLPGRDGRPWRLLTTDDGGVHEIREDLSFQRLPGPWEAVPGNLVYSVIAREHEGEIEYWFATARSGLHRLRDGRYTSFQPFGDRPVAPVIQLSEQIDAQGRSWLWAASGAGLLRFGNQHWSLLPASTGLPDDGYRAATLLQSDGRTVLWAGSNRHGVVRLDVGDPSAPRLVESPPLPSAPDPTIYTILPDSQGRIYICTNNGVQQLVPEGSGWSERVFRRRDGIVHDECNTNSQLVDSVDRYWVGTLGGLSVYDPRIEVSPSAAGAKPLYLTQVRIDGQPARVADGRLDVPAGARELQLRYSLLAQQRETETRYRTQLVGYDTTPGDWSGERVRSFTGLPPGAYEFHVEARDFAGKATSGVLLAFEVHPHWWQRLPVQGFGLLLAPLLLVLGVMLYNRNLRQRQALLKQQVEARTGELAEANRRLTELSYQDPLTGVCNRRRLTEALDGALARSLEKRLPLGVIVIDVDYFKAYNDRHGHLAGDAALRAVAQALESACRQQDLVARYGGEEFACLLVDADSATTQAMAERMRTVVEALPARVLGNAQQTVTISAGVWSGCATASDTPADLLARADAALFEAKRSGRNRVCVA
- a CDS encoding lysoplasmalogenase — encoded protein: MPTRIPVSLWTLLIVIGSAAAIGAHYFGSPWVHWIAKPATTLLCAAMALSLPATEAGYRRWVVVGLLLSTVGDVFLMLPGDWFLHGLVGFLLAHLAYLVAFGQRERFLARATPFVAYAIVAVGILAWLWPGIPAPMRIPVVVYVVALGSMAAQAAAIWWARRDRMTALAAVGGALFMASDSMIAIGRFGEPFDGQRFLVLSTYWAAQWLIARSVARA